Part of the Sebastes umbrosus isolate fSebUmb1 chromosome 3, fSebUmb1.pri, whole genome shotgun sequence genome is shown below.
CTAATACAACCCAGACTGTAGGCTGACGTCCAGCCACGCCACAAACAGAGCATTACCAAAACTCTgcaactgtttttcttttgtgatgCTGATCCTTTTCTAACATCtctgcaagtttttttttttaacccctcCACTTTACGAATGTGTTGACACCTCTtatttctttgttctttttacTATTACTCACACCATTcttctattattttttaaaaatataaataatgatgaaAAGAACCTTTTTTTAATGTACTGCTTCACCTTCAGTGAATCATAAACTGTATGGAGGTTTAGGGCCGGTATGTGGCCTTGAACCAGATGTggattcatcattttatttcaaagaattaaaataagaaaaaaatgaacaaaaagaaaGCATGTAGTCATTTTTAGATGTTGAACTACGATtttattatgtcttttttttcctttgaagttttttaagaaaaatgttgTCGATGAGAAAATGCATTGAAAGAGTACAACAAAAACATCTAAATGGCAGAAATGaccaaaaatgaataaaaacattgtcACTTATTAAATTTTTATTTGCTTCAGAAAAGGACTGGTTTGagtttgtttctatttatatGAGTGTTAATAATTATGTTTCTTAAAGGCTTTTGAAGCAACCGTACCAAAGAGGCTTTAACCCAGGAGATCAGGTTCTGTTCAGATGATAGTGTCTAATGGGAccgtgtgtgttttcattcatcTGCACCCTCTAGTGTTGACCAGTGGCACTGCATCTAGTTGGCTTCTGGATATTTTTAAACAACTGTTTTTCCTGCAAAACCAGGCATGTTTTTTTACTCTTACTTATTTTCTAGTTAATCTTCAATAGTGAATGTCAACAAAACTTAAGACCTGATAAAGAGAATCAGgctttatatttaaatatattgtcaTTTATCTGCTGGAGGAGCCACTGAAGTGGACAATTGTCCTGCAGTATCTGATAAAGTAGTGAGTGCTACACAATGTAATAGCTTGTTAGTGAGATAAAAtgctatttaaaaaatacattactgCAAATGTAACCATTGCAATAAATTGTGATAATGACTTGATAGGATGCAATGTACGTATAGGATGatgatgtaataataattaggcTACATAATATCCTGAGTCTTAGTGGCCTATTATTTAATTAGTTGAAACTACACCccattactagggctgtcaatcgattaaaatatttaattgtgattgatgattgtctatagttaatcatgattcaagctgaagtaggtaagattgaagcaaatattaaactttttttttttataaaacggtcactatatcctgacagaaatacatgaaacagataacatgaaaaaaaaaatcatgtgcctctgtgtcctccggtgctcctaacggcatctgcaagatttcacagaccggaggaaaacaaccaatcagctgatctgggatctgctgtccagctgctgtctatgagagccggccgtcaatcactcgcgaactccaatcaaacggtcaaactaggcagcgctgatcaaatatgaatcaatattctgttactgtaatgcctatttctcacctcaaacgttttcagaaacattttgtagtgtactgtttagatgtaaaatgagaaagtttgtgacacggcagccatgttgggatcagttgaggaaataccaagcaccgctcacatTACCGGAGCAcggattttttaaaacttgaaaacagccatgaggaggtgcagaagtctagttttctctcagaacgcttgtattacaaaatgctgaaaggttattatggaatttttgcccaatgatgccaaaaaatgttgcctactgaagttttaatcgcaaattaatcatttttatctgttcaaaatgtatcttaaagggagatttgtcaagtatttaatactcttatcaacatgcgaggggacaaatatgctgctttatgcaaatgtatgtatatatttattgtggaaatcaattactaacacaaaacaatgaaaatattgtccagaaaccctcataggtactgcatttagcataaaataatgtgctcaaatcataacatggtaaactgcagcccaacaagcaacaacagctgtcagtgtgtcagtgtgctgacttgactatgacttgccccaaactgcatgtgattatcataaagtgggcatgtctgtaaaggggagactcgtgggtacccatagaacccatttacattcacatatcttgaggtcagaggtcaagggacccctttgaaaatggccacgacagtttttcctcgccaaaatttagcgcaagtttagagtgttatttaacctccttctcgacacgctagtatgacatggttggaacgaatggattcattaggttttctggtttcatatgatatctgtatcactcactcactctagctttaaaactgagcccgctacaacatccgacaatcgattgcgttaatgcgttaaagaaattagtggcgttaaaacaaatctgcgttaacacgttactatcacgttaactttgacagccctatccaTTACATTGACAGATTTCATTACTTGTGCTACCCATTAAAATGGACATTTTATTGCATTGTGTTACTCTgcaaacattacattacaattgTTATGTATAAGGTCTAATAAGCAGTGTTATGTATGAGAGTATTGATACAAACTATGATGAGAAACTGTAGTGATCATGCTCTCTTCTGTGATTTCTGATGGTGTTTTAATGGAGTTCTCTACATATTTTTGGATGTTTTAAAGCATTATTTCTCAATATACTCCAGCTTTATACTTTAGGTTACTCACTAACGTCCCAAATTCAGtgacaaaaaaaggacaaaaaacaaGGACAGTTGTACTTTAAGCGTCCTTTGAATTCAGTGGGTCAATATGATAAAGACACACAGAGTGTCTGACTGGAGAGAAATCAATTTCCTGGAAAGCAGAATACTCTGAAGACTAAAGTGATGAAGTCTCCATGTACTGTAGTTTTTACTCTTAAAAATGAGTGTCCAGCTGTTGTACTTTTCACCAGTATATGTCCTACAACTTCTGTCCATGCAATATCAGAGACATGAGGTATTTGTTAACAGCATGTCAATCAAAATGTCACCGCATATCATTCAGGCACACCAGACGATTTTGGaatcaaacaataaataaaaataaaaaagactgcAAAATAACAATGTGGCAGTGAAACGTTTCATACGTGACTGGCACTTGTGGACAATGTTTGAATTGGAGAAGGGGTAAATGGTAAGTTAGGGGTTAAAGGTTGACAGTGATTATGTGAAAAAGAGACAGCGACAGACGCAGTCAAAGAGAGATTGTTGACAGGGGAGAAAGTGGGACTGTTCTCTGTTCATCATGGATTTCTCAGCTGGGTTTCTGATCCTGTGGTCTCTGATATGTTCAGGTAACAAatctgatttattttgaaaagagttaCAGCTTTTCTGTTCATTTGCGTGACGTCTGTAAAgatgtatattattatttttgtactaTTAAAGGGTCACAAACTCGTGCTCACAAAGCAGTATCCTTTTAGAAGCGGTGACCCGATTACTCTTGATAATCCACAAACCTCACTGCCAGCTGTTTTTCATCGGAGCTACTTAAGAAATAGTCTCTATGGAAGCTGTTGAAAGCATGTTTAGTTGATTATCCAGAGTAATGGGGACATTTCTGGAAAGACACATTGctgttgattttttaaaaatgtaattcttcAATGAGGTGAGCACCACAAATAAGGTAGAAATCTCAACATCTGgacaaatcaaaccaaaaacaaTCTCCATGGTTTCCTTTTCTTGTGTAATTTGGGTAAACCAAACCTTTAATATAGTAAGATTAAAGTTTTTAACAAAGTGAGAATATTTTAATATTCCTCTCACAATGTCTGTGAgagcattttatttcatttctgtaccttttttctttcttttttttgctttgtcatCAAAAGTCTGTTCAATCTGTGTATTTGCTCAGCATGTTTGCTTTGGGGTGGTGTGTGTTGACACTGTATTTTACCCAGACTCGTCTAAAGGTTCACAGAGTTGCATTGTGAATGTGttcttgcatgtgtgtgtggtatcACCGGTTATCTCTTTCTGTGCAGCGGCTGGTCAGGCTCCTGTCGTCTCAGTGGTGCCCCAGGCTCATACTGTGCGCCAAGGGGAGTCTGCCAGCTTTAGATGCCAGGTGGGGAGCGGTGCACAGCCAGTCCAACTGCAGTGGAAGAGAGCCAATAACCAAGCATTAGGAGGTCAGGAGAAATAACACGCAAGCATTGTTCATACAATATCACCATCTGTAAAGTTTCTCTGAATTCTACTTCTCCCTTCTAGACAATGTTAAGACCGGTCCTGATGGCTCTGTGCTGACGGTTGCCAACTCCCGACCTGAGAACCAGGGGCAGTACCGCTGCGTGGCGGTTAACTCTGCAGGCCGCAGCACCGCCACAGCTGTGTTCAACGTCAAATGTGAGCTTGTGTTCACAATTTAGTTCAgcctgcaactttactgttcaGCTTTTTTCAGTAGagatgcaccaatccgactttttAAGTCCCGATACCGagagcgatacctgggctttgggtatcggccgatacagagtatcgatccgataccagtgtttaattactaagctgtatgcctcactgcgtggaagtgactgggatcatacTTTTATATGAAAGGCAACACCAGGCCTGACTTAAACGTCAGTATAGATCGATCCGATCCAATATTGGTTTCGATACTGACGTAATTCACTTTTTAGATATCAGATTGAGGTTACTGATCCACGTACCGAtccatataaatatgtaataatggTGAAGAATGTCCCTCAGGCTGTTACAGCTGCAAAGAAGCTGGTTAGCTACGCAAGTGTTTTCAGCATAGATGTCGAGTGGCTGCTTCAAGCCCAGAACATCAAACATGAGTAACAACACATTGCTATCGTTTATATTTTCGCCAGGGcagtcccgaataccattttcggtgcttcgaagcttcggtgagaaatattcgaaggtattcgaagcttcgagGAGCAGCGCGGTACGGCGGGCTGACAtgttcatctgtctgtctgtctccttctaccccgtttcagtgccactactgtacacacacacctctacacacaacaaacagcaatatttgtctgagaataactgataataattcatgttgaatatgattAATGTTGTGGGATCATTCCttataaaacaaatttaaaaacaaagcattggAATAGTGAATGGCAACGATCGAAGCTTCTGAAGtattcaggtcagccctaatTTTCCCGGTATCGGTCCTCCGGCTTTCATCGGGCAACCAGGCTATCATTCCATTTAGACTGTAATGACGGTCAGAGTGAGGTTAAAACAGATCTGCTGGATGCATAAATAGACAACTGGTTGCTAAAAAGTTGGCCATACCAACTTACAAGGTCATGTTATGTCAGTATTGTGTTATTGCATGTTTAATATGTCgctcatgtctgtgtgtcctctgtCAGATGCTCCTAAAGTGCGCGTGACACCAACAGGGCCCCTGCGCGTCAGGATGGGTGACCCTGTGTCAGTGGAGTGTCGGGCCACGGGCAGACCACGCCCCACGATGACCTGGAAACGCCAAGGCTCCACCCTGCAGCTGGTTACCAAGGAGGCAAACGATGTCAACACCATACAGGTGAAATATTAAcacatacttttatttattcccaCAATTTAATATAAATAGAACATAATAATTACCATCTCTTTTCTCAGTGGGCTGCAGTGCATCCAGAGGACTCAGGAGTTTATATTTGCCAGGCTGGAAACAATGAGGGGGTGGCAGAGGTCAAAGTTGAGGTCATTGTTGAGGGGGGGGCAGGAGCACCGGTGGCTTCAGTGGGCGCTACAGAAATGACAGTTGTGGAGGGACATACAATCACAATGGAGTGTCGGGCCAGTGGTAAgatgtttgtttgcttgtgtgtgtcttcTTTCAGTGCTGCTCTCACTTCTCATTTTTCACTTcatcctctctttccctccttccaggttcccctcctcctctcatcgcCTGGTCCAAGCTGCGAGCACCGTTGCCATGGAAACACACAGTGGTCGGTGGAGTATTGACACTGACCAGCGTGGGGCGCCAAGATTCAGGACAATACATCTGTAATGCAACAAACATACATGGCTACAGTGAGGCGTACACGCAGATGGAGGTGGAGAGTGAGTTTGACAACGCAGATAATAAAACACCGATACTGCACATCCAGACTGTCACTGCTCACGATGAGAGTAATTGTCTTGTCCTTCATGCAGGTCCTCCGTACGCCACCAGCCTGCCTGACCAGGTGAAGCTCCATCCCGGGGATGCCCTGCGCGTGCAGTGCCTTGCCCACGGCTCTCACCCCATTCGG
Proteins encoded:
- the LOC119485238 gene encoding basement membrane-specific heparan sulfate proteoglycan core protein-like, with protein sequence MDFSAGFLILWSLICSAAGQAPVVSVVPQAHTVRQGESASFRCQVGSGAQPVQLQWKRANNQALGDNVKTGPDGSVLTVANSRPENQGQYRCVAVNSAGRSTATAVFNVKYAPKVRVTPTGPLRVRMGDPVSVECRATGRPRPTMTWKRQGSTLQLVTKEANDVNTIQWAAVHPEDSGVYICQAGNNEGVAEVKVEVIVEGGAGAPVASVGATEMTVVEGHTITMECRASGSPPPLIAWSKLRAPLPWKHTVVGGVLTLTSVGRQDSGQYICNATNIHGYSEAYTQMEVESPPYATSLPDQVKLHPGDALRVQCLAHGSHPIRFEWSRGGRASLRPGAETTNDGSLFIAHAKLSDSGTYKCVATNHIGSSEALARVIVKT